The region GTGTCGTATGGAACAGGATCCCGGCCGTGAAGCCGAGCGCCGCGACGAAACCGGCCGCGCGCCCTTGCGAGATCCCGCGTGCGAGCACCTGCAGGTTGTCCGGACCGGGCGCGAACGTGATTGCGATCGACGTGGCGAGAAACAGCATGAAATTGGGCATCGTGACCTCGCGGCGTGGGCGGCGTTCAGTGGCTCACCGGTTCAGTGGCCGGCGAATTCGGTGACGGTGTAGACCGGCAACCCCGCATTGCGCAGCAGCGCGGAGCCGCCGAGATCCGGCAGATCGATGATCGCCGCGCCCTCGACCACGACCGCGCCGAGCCGCTGCAACAGGTTGCGCCCCGCCATCATCGTGCCGCCGGTCGCGATCAGGTCGTCCATGATGATCACGCGGTCGCCGGGGCGGCATGCGTCTTCGTGGATCTCGACCGTCGCGCTGCCGTATTCGAGGTCGTACGATTCCGAGCGCGTCTTGTACGGCAGCTTGCCGACCTTGCGGATCGGCACGAAGCCGACGCTCAGCTCATACGCGACGATCGGCGCGATGATGAAGCCGCGCGCGTCGAGCCCCGCGACGTAGTCGAGCTTCGCATCGACATAGCGTTCGACGAACAGATCCACGAGGATGCGCAGCGCCTTCGGGCTCTGCAGCAGCGTCGTAATGTCGCGGAACATCACGCCCGGCTGCGGCCAGTCCGGCACCGTGCGGATCTGGCTATGGATGAAGGCGACCGGATCGAGCGGTGCGCCCGACGACGAATGCGGCATGAAACTCTCCGAAAAAAACGGTGCGCGAAGATCGGGCACCGTTTCGAGCAAATACGGGTCAGGTTATTGAATCGGCTGGTCGATCCGACCGGGCGTCATGCGACCGCAGCGGGCGGTTCGCGCCGGTGGCGCGACAGCCGCTCCTCGGCAAGCGCGAGCGCTTCCGGCAGCCCGCGCAGCACGACGATATCGCTTGCGCGCAGCTTCGTCTGCGGATCGGGTTCGACGCCGCGGATGCCGTGCCGGCGGATCGCCGTGACTTCCAGCCCGAGCGCGTACAGCCCCAGTTCCTCCAGCGAGCGTCCGACCGCGTCCGCGCGCGCATCGACCGGCACCGATTGTAGCCGCACCTGCTCGTGGTCGTCGTCGTCCGCATCGTCCGCGCCGTGGAAATAGCCGCGCAGCAAGCTGTAGCGTTCGTCGCGCATCTCCTCGACGCGCCGCACCACCTTGCGCATCGGCACGCCGACCAGCACCAGTGTGTGCGACGCAAGCATCAGGCTGCCCTCGACGATCTCCGGAATCACTTCGGTCGCACCGGCCGCGAGCAGTTTCTCGAGATCGGCGTCGTCGACCGTGCGCACGATCGCCGGAAGCGTCGGCTCGAGTTCATGCACGTGATGCAGCACGCGCAGCGCGGACGGCGTGTTCGCATACGTGATCGCGACGGCCGCCGCGCGATGGATGCCGGCCGCGAGCAACGACTCGCGGCGCGCGGCGTCGCCGAACACGACCGATTCGCCGGCCGTCGCGGCCGCGCTCACGCGATCGGGGTCGAGGTCGAGCGCGACGTACGAAATGCCTTCCTGTTCGAGCATGCGCGCCAGGTTCTGGCCCGCGCGCCCGTAGCCGCAAATGATCACGTGGCCGCGCTGCTTCAGGCTTTGCGTCGCGATCCGCGTCATTTGCAGCGACTGCTGCATCCATTCCGTCGACGACAGCCGCATTACGATCCGGTCCGCGTTCTGGATCAGGAACGGCGCGGCAAGCATCGACAGCAGCATCGACGCGAGGATCGCCTGCAGCAGCGTCGAGTCGACCAGATGCCGGTCGAGGATCAGATTCAGCAGCACGAAGCCGAATTCGCCTGCCTGCGCGAGCCCGATACCGGTGCGCATCGCGACGCCCGGCGTCGCGCCGAACAGGCGCGCGAGCCCCGCGATCATCGTCGCCTTGAACAGGATCTGCCCGACGAAGAAGCCGAGCACGATCAGCGGATGCTCCCAGATCACGCGCGGATCGAGCAGCATCCCCGTCGTCACGAAGAACAGGCCGAGCAGCACGTCGCGGAACGGCTTGATGTCCTCCTCCACCTGATGGCGGAACGGCGTCTCGGAGATCAGCATCCCGGCGATGAACGCGCCCAGCGCGAGCGACAGCCCGAAGCGGTCGGTGATGAACGCGGCGCCGAGCGTGACGAGCAGCAGGTTCAGCACGAACAGTTCCTGCGAGCGGCGCCGCGCGACGACGTTGAGCCAGCGCGTCATGAACCGCTGGCCGATGACGAGCAGCAACGCGAGCGCGATCACGATCTTCACCGCCGCGAAGCCGAGCGTGAGCGCGAGGTCCTTCGACGACTCGGCGCCGAACGCGGCGATCACGATCAGCAGCGGCACCACGGCGAGATCCTGGAACAGCAGCACGCCGAAGATGTTGCGGCCGTGTTCGGTCTCGATCTCGAGCCGCTCGGCAAGCATCTTCGACACGATCGCCGTCGACGACATCGCGAGCGCGCCGCCGAGCGCGACGCTGCCCTGCCACGTGATGTGCACCCAGCGCTCGAACAGCGCGCCGAGCACGACTGCGACCGCGAGCGTCGCGACCACCTGCAGCAGCCCGAGGCCGAACACGAGCCGCTGCATCGCCCGCAGCTTCGCGAGCGAGAATTCGAGGCCGATCGAGAACATCAGGAACACCACGCCGAATTCCGCAAGATGCTCGGCCCGTTCGAGATCCGCGGCGACGCCGAATGCGTGCGGGCCGACCAGGATGCCGACGGTCAGGTAGCCGAGCATCGGCGGCAGGTTCAGCGAGCGAAATACGACGACGCCCACCACCGAGGCCAGCAGCAGCAGCAGGGTCATTTCGAGCGGGGAAATCACGGGCGAAGCGTCCTCGTTCGTCGGGGCCGCGGCAATGCGGGCGCGGGTGGTGGCGATGGGCCGGCAACCTCGGCACGCGTCCGAAGGTGCGGCACGGCGAACAAACGCCTTTGCTATACTCCGCGCATGATAGCGAAAATCAATGATGATCGGGCGCTCGCGCTCGCCCGCGACGTGCTCGACATCGAGGCGGACGCCGTGCGCGCGCTGCGCGACCAGCTCGACGGCGACTTCGTCCACGCCGTTGCGCTGCTGCTCGGCTGCCGCGGGCGCGTCGTGGTATCCGGCATCGGCAAATCGGGGCATATCGCCCGCAAGATCGCGGCGACGCTGGCAAGCACCGGCACGCCGGCCTTCTTCGTCCATCCTGCGGAGGCCAGCCACGGCGACCTCGGCATGGTCACCTCCGACGACGTCTTCATCGGCATCTCGTACTCCGGCGAGT is a window of Burkholderia latens DNA encoding:
- a CDS encoding adenine phosphoribosyltransferase is translated as MPHSSSGAPLDPVAFIHSQIRTVPDWPQPGVMFRDITTLLQSPKALRILVDLFVERYVDAKLDYVAGLDARGFIIAPIVAYELSVGFVPIRKVGKLPYKTRSESYDLEYGSATVEIHEDACRPGDRVIIMDDLIATGGTMMAGRNLLQRLGAVVVEGAAIIDLPDLGGSALLRNAGLPVYTVTEFAGH
- a CDS encoding monovalent cation:proton antiporter family protein, with the protein product MISPLEMTLLLLLASVVGVVVFRSLNLPPMLGYLTVGILVGPHAFGVAADLERAEHLAEFGVVFLMFSIGLEFSLAKLRAMQRLVFGLGLLQVVATLAVAVVLGALFERWVHITWQGSVALGGALAMSSTAIVSKMLAERLEIETEHGRNIFGVLLFQDLAVVPLLIVIAAFGAESSKDLALTLGFAAVKIVIALALLLVIGQRFMTRWLNVVARRRSQELFVLNLLLVTLGAAFITDRFGLSLALGAFIAGMLISETPFRHQVEEDIKPFRDVLLGLFFVTTGMLLDPRVIWEHPLIVLGFFVGQILFKATMIAGLARLFGATPGVAMRTGIGLAQAGEFGFVLLNLILDRHLVDSTLLQAILASMLLSMLAAPFLIQNADRIVMRLSSTEWMQQSLQMTRIATQSLKQRGHVIICGYGRAGQNLARMLEQEGISYVALDLDPDRVSAAATAGESVVFGDAARRESLLAAGIHRAAAVAITYANTPSALRVLHHVHELEPTLPAIVRTVDDADLEKLLAAGATEVIPEIVEGSLMLASHTLVLVGVPMRKVVRRVEEMRDERYSLLRGYFHGADDADDDDHEQVRLQSVPVDARADAVGRSLEELGLYALGLEVTAIRRHGIRGVEPDPQTKLRASDIVVLRGLPEALALAEERLSRHRREPPAAVA